In the genome of Leptospiraceae bacterium, the window TACATTACAATACAAACTCAATTTGTCTTTCATTTCTTCTGTGAGGGGTTTACTCACTCGACAGACCAAAATATCAGGTTGGATGCCATAGGACATCAACTCACTCACACTATGTTGGGTAGGTTTTGTTTTTGCCTCACCAGTCACACCAATGGTGGGAACAAGCGTCAAGTGAATGAAACAAGCCCCATTTCTTCCTTTTTCTCTTCGCATTTGTCGAATGGCTTCTAAGAATGGCACAGATTCAATGTCTCCCACAGTTCCACCAATCTCAACGATCACGAAATCTAATTCTTCTTCTTTTGTGATTTCCGTGATTCTTCGTTTGATCTCATTTGTGATGTGAGGAATCACTTGAACGGTTCTTCCCAAGTAGTCCCCACGACGTTCCCGCTGAATAACCTCAAAGTAGATTTGTCCTGTAGTTACAGAATTAGCGCGACGAATTTTTACGTTCTTTGTAAAACGCTCATAGTATCCCAGGTCCAAGTCTGTTTCTGTTCCATCTTCAGTCACATATACTTCTCCGTGTTGAAAAGGACTCATGGTGCCTGCATCGATGTTGATATAGGGATCCATTTTGATCATTCCTACTCGATAGCCTCTTGCTTCTAAGAGAGCTCCTAAAGAAGCAACAGTTACACCTTTCCCCAACGAAGAAGAAACACCACCTGTAACAAAAATATATTTCGTTTGCATATTACCAAGAATTATCGGCCTGCTTTGGAAACGATAAAAAACAGAATATTAGAAATTTAACTTAAAGAAAAACGTTGTATTTCCTCTTCTAACTTTTCCTCTAATGAAAACAAATGCACAATTTTACGAATGACTTTATCAACTAAAGAATCAGGACAACTTGCACCAGCAGAAAGCAAAATAGTAATGGGAGTTTTATCAGGAAGCCAATTTTCCGTGATCTCAATTTGCTTGGTTTTCAAATTCAAATGGCGTATTTGACTTTTAGATAGAATTTCTTGTTCGTCTTTGATATAGAAAGTAGGAAGTTTTTCTTCACAAATTTCAACAAGGTGTGATGTGTTTGAGGAATTATATCCTCCCACGATGATGGCTATATCTCCATGTTCTTTCAGCATTTCTATCAAAGCAGATTGATTCTCCCACGTAGCATAACATAGGGTATCTTTTGTATCAGCGAAATGAACTTCTATGTTTTTGTCTCCGTATTTTTGAATGATGGCATTTTTTAGAATTTCGCTGATCTCAAGAGTTTCTGTTGCCAACATGGTGGTCTGATTTACAACCCCAATCCGCTGAAGGTCCTTTTGGGGATTAAAACCTTCTGAAGTTCGATTTTGAAAGTAAAAAAAGAATTCTTCCTGTTTCCTTTCGTCTTTGATAAATTCTGCCAGGATTTTAGCTTCTTCTTTATCTTGGATGACTATGGCAGGAGCATTTCTTTTGGCATGAGAAAACGTAGCTCTTGTTTCTTCGTGATTAGGTCTTCCGTGAATGACAATTGTGTATTGCTTTTTCCCTAAGCTCTCAGCTCTATGCCATACTTTTTCAACAAAGGGGCAAGTGGTATTGTAAATTTTAATAGTAGGATTTCTTTCGTAAATTTTTTGTAGAATTTCAATCGATACTCCGAAAGCGGGGATTATAACTACATCTTCGGGTTGGATTTGATCAAATGGAATCAATAAAGTTCCATCAGTTTTCATCAAAAATTGAACGCCTCGTTCTTGGAGATCCTGATTGACATGAGGATTGTGAATCATCTCGCTTATAAGATATATTTTCTTCTGGGGATTTTCCTCAATAGCTCTATACGCAATTTCAATCGCATTTTCAACTCCATAGCAAAAACCAAAATGTCTTGCTATCTTTAAGATTATAGTTTCCAAATTAAGAACGGTGGGGGTTAAATCCTTTCGAAATCGATCAAATTGATTTCGTAATTTTTTTATATTTGTGATGATGGAAGAACGATAAGTAAAAGGGATTTGGAATTGCTTTCTCATTAGTTATTTGATTTTGGGTTTTTTGGTAAAAGCTTCTTTCAATATTTTTCTGTTTTTGGATTCTTTTTCGCTGGTAGCTGCTTCTTCAGCTAATTCTTCTTCTGATACGGGAGCTATCGCTTTTGTAAAAATCATCTTTCCTGCTGCAGTTTGGATGATGGAGGTTACCATTACTTTTACTAATTTTCCAATCAATTCTCTTCCATCCTCAATTACAACCATTGTTCCATCATCAAGGTATCCAACTCCTTGATTTTCATCCTTTCCTTCTTTTATGATTTGGATTTTTAATTCTTCTCCGGGAAGTACAATCGGACGGAGAGCTTCTGCCAAGGCATTGAGATTCAATACTTGCACACCATGAACTTCTGCTACTTTTTCTAAATTGAAATCATTGGTGATTAGTTTTCCGCCAGTGTCTCTCACGAGTTGAATGAGCTTAGAGTCCACATCTCGTATTTCTGGATATTCATTATACGTGATTTTGACTTTGATGTTATTAAGTTGCTGAAGTTCGTTGAGTAAATCCAAGCCTCTACGTCCTCGATTTCTTTTTATGGGATCTGGGGAGTCACTAATCAACTGTATTTCTTTCAAAACAAAATTTGGAATGACCAATGTTCCTTCGATGAAGTTGGTTTTAGCAATTTTTAATATTCTTCCATCGATAATGACAGAGGAGTCTAGTATTTTTTCTGACCCCGTAAATTTCTCTTGTTGTTCTTGAACTTTCACTACATTTGATGGTTGTAGAGTTCCATATAAATAACCAGCAACAGAACTTAAGAATGTTACGACTCCAATTAGATAAAAGAGTCCTTCTGGAGAAATAGAGAAATTCTCTAAAACACTCTTTAGTAGATTTGATATGATGAGTCCAAAAATCAAACCAATGCCTAATCCAATTCCCGTAAAAACTATTTTTCTTACGCTAAAGGGGTTTCCTTTTTTCCCCAGCCATTGCGACAATAGTGTAACCAAAAAAGCGAATCCAGCAAAAATACTTGAGCTCAAAAGATTTCGATTGGCAAAATAAGAGAAAGAAAAAAGCAATAAAGCGATAACAAAAGATATGATAAACATAATCAACATTTTCAGCTCCTCTTTTATTGGAGTGATTTGGAATTATTAAATTCTCAGGCTCAAATTATTTGGAAAGAATATCGGATACTAAATTTTTCGATTCTTCTAAGGAAATCCCTTTGGCAATAGCAATTTCCCCAGTAACTAAGGAAAATGCAGTTTCATAAAGCCTTCTTTCCATTAGAGAGAGTTCTTTATCTTTAGCTCGCTTGTATAGATTTCGACAAACTTTAGCAATTTCGAAAATAGAGCCAGATTTGATTTTTTGCAAATTGTTTTGATAGCGTATTTTCCAATCCTCTTCTGGGATTTCAGCTTCTTGTTCAAGGATTTTTAAGACCTTCTTTATTTCGTTCTTATCAATCACGTTCCGAATGCCAGCAGCTTCAACATTCTCTACTGGCAATTTGATGATGAGTTTTTTTTCCATGATTTCTATAACGTAATATTGTTTCTTTTGGTTTTTGATTTTGATTTCTTCAATGCCTATAATTTTCCCCACACCTTGTGTAGGATATACAATGTAGTCATTCATTTTGAAGGATGTTTTTGGCAAACCTTCGTTGTCTGTTTTTTTGTTATCTTTTGAAATTTCTTCTGTTGGATTCTTTTTCTTTTTGTTTGATTCTTCTATCTGCTTTTTAGATTCTTTACTTCCTTTTATTTTCAATGATTTTTTTTTCTCTTTTTTTGCCTGAGACATAATAATTCCAATCACTACCTCATGTCTAATTTGAATTAGATAATTTCGTCGACAACTATTTTTTTAAATTGTTTCGTTATGAAAAAGCTGTATTACATTAAAAATGAATTGAATGACATTGAATGCGAGTTTTCTTGTTTTTATGGGAATATTCGATAAATTAAAAAATCTAAATGAAATCAAAGAACTCAAAGAAGAAGCTGAAAAACTTCAAGAAATCCTTCGAGAAATTGAAGTAACAGAAGAAGCTGGCAAAGGAGCAGTTCAAGTAACTGTCAACGGTGAAGGAAAGGTAGTCAATGTAATTTTAAACGATAAATTTTTCCAAGAAACAGATCGAGAGAAGCAACAAAAATGGATTACCATTGCCATTAATGGTGCAATCGAAAAAAGCAAAAGAAGAGTAGAAAAAGAAATGAAAAAAACAGGGGGATTCGACAAACTTCAACAACTTTTAAAATAATGTATTTTAAAGAACTAGACTCTTTCATAAGGTCCTTTACCAAACTTCCTGGGATTGGGGAAAAGAGTGCGAGGCGGATTGCATTTTTTCTACTGAAATCTGATAAGCAATTAGCCCATGAACTTAGCCAAAACATAAAACAATTAGTTGAAAGGATTCATTTTTGTAAAACTTGTGGAGGATTTACTACATCTGAGATTTGCGACATTTGTAGTGATCCAACACGAAATGCAGAATTACTTTGTGTTGTAGAGGAACCATCAGATATA includes:
- a CDS encoding 4-hydroxy-3-methylbut-2-enyl diphosphate reductase; its protein translation is MRKQFQIPFTYRSSIITNIKKLRNQFDRFRKDLTPTVLNLETIILKIARHFGFCYGVENAIEIAYRAIEENPQKKIYLISEMIHNPHVNQDLQERGVQFLMKTDGTLLIPFDQIQPEDVVIIPAFGVSIEILQKIYERNPTIKIYNTTCPFVEKVWHRAESLGKKQYTIVIHGRPNHEETRATFSHAKRNAPAIVIQDKEEAKILAEFIKDERKQEEFFFYFQNRTSEGFNPQKDLQRIGVVNQTTMLATETLEISEILKNAIIQKYGDKNIEVHFADTKDTLCYATWENQSALIEMLKEHGDIAIIVGGYNSSNTSHLVEICEEKLPTFYIKDEQEILSKSQIRHLNLKTKQIEITENWLPDKTPITILLSAGASCPDSLVDKVIRKIVHLFSLEEKLEEEIQRFSLS
- a CDS encoding transcriptional regulator, translated to MNDYIVYPTQGVGKIIGIEEIKIKNQKKQYYVIEIMEKKLIIKLPVENVEAAGIRNVIDKNEIKKVLKILEQEAEIPEEDWKIRYQNNLQKIKSGSIFEIAKVCRNLYKRAKDKELSLMERRLYETAFSLVTGEIAIAKGISLEESKNLVSDILSK
- a CDS encoding YbaB/EbfC family nucleoid-associated protein produces the protein MGIFDKLKNLNEIKELKEEAEKLQEILREIEVTEEAGKGAVQVTVNGEGKVVNVILNDKFFQETDREKQQKWITIAINGAIEKSKRRVEKEMKKTGGFDKLQQLLK